From Anopheles coluzzii chromosome 3, AcolN3, whole genome shotgun sequence, the proteins below share one genomic window:
- the LOC120954652 gene encoding ionotropic receptor 75a: MRPSVVLFAAMLTSLTVGVHHRTTDRLLVDFVTLKHCHHAIIFDCHSSAFDRAQVLKVSHNSSTLVRFVDIAANSTPSNVVRALFTPRQHAKLCAVLDFACPGAPNLLEEVSKHRYMNNTVSWLLLSRNRTADLLPRVLWNTAGIQMNSDLVAAIETTDHRGVFNLFDIYSKGRHLCKDIFQTLLGTWSADGGFRLTPNYSPYKIRQNFNFLQLRGVTVIDRENVTSGKVDQLLGEPGLTKGIVAFVKYHYALLVVLRDFHNFTIKFRPTRGWAGRLRSGYRLGLLGVVKRHETDVAATGIIMRLSRQPELDSIHYSWAFETGFIYKITPDIGSKSEGNGFVAPFSLPVWVALLLSLALSVLVLQYLARLSADERNTRATMAYVLDVMACVAQQGVPNVSRLVPTRVAVIVLLVANLVLYNYYTSTVVSGLLSSQMIGPETIAQVIDSPLLLSLTDTGYHRILLREQTLPYSTRMHERKALPPRSPNDLPLFTDVEHAVPYLRRGGHVLHCELTEVYPAIANQFTANEICELRTVEGLYRYDIRVMAFVLPKHSMYSELFKITLMRAQETGIVKRIYRIHKIAKPICQGSATVYSVELTEVSLAFIILGGCKRRQKTRWLVQAVAACIIILQTNMFGTSFLLGVLSLFRVEYQYSSLERSEVIPSYDVVASGVFQSLQDKPLNARILLQSWTYRLGFIFRLTPELNGATRETSYLSPFTDTTWYSVASVLALVLGVLQCIAIFHAELSSLARNHYLIDTIGLIAQQGTAQSSAYISLRIVLYAVLIMAFLLYNYYTASIVGELLSSSNQGQAAIDQLLNAPLAVMFANDSYNRALAVDNGTGGLMQQFVRQQHVRVPDAMTSDRIYADVRNAVQLLKLGGYAFHCELTEAFRAIASHFDAHEICELRTMKGLYTELPLMSFVVPQGSMYAEQFKITLTRATEIGLIKRLLKTYSSDQPTCLGGPLVHPVVLAGVTAPFTILAAGFVSSFVIFLLEKIIYSMKTMSQPF; this comes from the exons ATGCGTCCCAGCGTAGTACTATTTGCAGCAATGTTGACTAGCCTTACAGTAGGAGTGCATCACCGCACTACTGACCGTTTGTTGGTGGATTTTGTTACACTCAAACACTGCCACCATGCCATCATTTTCGATTGCCACTCCTCTGCGTTCGATCGTGCCCAAGTGCTAAAAGTTTCCCACAATAGCAGCACGCTCGTTCGCTTCGTCGACATAGCCGCGAACAGCACGCCATCGAACGTCGTCCGAGCCTTGTTCACACCTCGCCAGCACGCCAAACTGTGCGCCGTGCTCGACTTTGCCTGCCCGGGAGCGCCGAATCTTCTGGAGGAA GTCTCCAAACATCGCTACATGAACAACACCGTCAGCTGGTTGCTACTATCTCGCAACAGAACAGCCGACTTGCTGCCGAGAGTGCTCTGGAACACGGCCGGAATTCAGATGAACTCGGATCTTGTTGCGGCCATTGAAACCACCGACCATCGAGGGGTGTTTAATCTGTTCGATATCTACTCCAAGGGTCGCCATCTGTGTAAAGATATCTTCCAAACGCTGCTGGGAACGTGGAGCGCTGACGGTGGCTTTCGGCTGACGCCCAACTACAGCCCGTACAAGATTCGGCAAAACTTTAACTTCCTGCAGCTCCGGGGAGTTACCGTG ATCGATCGCGAAAATGTAACATCGGGCAAGGTCGATCAGCTGTTGGGTGAACCGGGACTGACCAAGGGCATCGTCGCGTTCGTTAAGTATCATTACGCGCTGCTGGTCGTGTTGCGAGATTTTCACAACTTCAC CATCAAATTTCGTCCAACGCGCGGCTGGGCCGGCCGCTTACGCTCCGGCTATCGGCTGGGGCTGCTCGGTGTGGTAAAGCGCCACGAAACGGATGTCGCCGCGACCGGTATCATCATGCGGCTGAGCCGCCAGCCGGAACTGGACTCGATCCACTACAGCTGGGCCTTCGA AACGGGTTTCATCTACAAAATCACACCGGACATTGGGAGCAAATCGGAAGGAAACGGTTTCGTTGCTCCATTTTCGCTCCCGGTCTGGGTGGCGCTGCTCCTATCGCTCGCCCTgtcggtgctggtgctgcagtATCTTGCCCGGCTGTCCGCGGACGAGCGAAACACTCGCGCTACGATGGCGTACGTGCTGGACGTGATGGCGTGCGTCGCCCAGCAAGGTGTGCCGAACGTTTCGCGCCTGGTGCCGACGCGCGTCGCCGTGATCGTGCTGCTCGTCGCTAATTTGGTGCTGTACAACTACTACACCTCCACGGTGGTCAGCGGGCTGCTCAGCTCGCAGATGATTGGGCCGGAAACGATCGCGCAGGTGATCGACAGCCCGCTGCTACTGTCCCTGACCGACACGGGCTACCATCGGATACTGTTGCGG GAACAAACGCTACCGTACAGCACACGGATGCACGAGCGCAAAGCGTTGCCGCCACGGTCACCCAACGATCTGCCCCTGTTTACGGACGTCGAGCATGCGGTACCGTATCTGAGACGCGGCGGACACGTGCTGCACTGCGAGCTGACAGAGGTTTATCCCGCGATCGCCAATCAGTTCACCGCCAACGAGATATGCGAGCTGCGAACG GTTGAAGGATTGTACCGGTACGACATACGAGTGATGGCTTTCGTGCTGCCGAAACACAGCATGTACAGCGAGCTCTTCAAGATCAC CTTGATGCGGGCACAGGAAACGGGGATCGTAAAGCGGATTTATAGGATCCACAAAATAGCGAAACCAATCTGCCAAGGAAGTGCAACGGTCTACTCGGTGGAGCTGACGGAGGTTTCGCTAGCGTTTATTATATTGGGAGGTTGTAAAAGACGCCAAAAGACGCGGTGGCTGGTGCAGGCCGTGGCCGCTTGTATCAT cattttacaaacaaatatgtttGGAACTTCTTTCTTGTTAGGCGTTTTGTCTCTTTTTAGGGTAGAATATCAGTACTCGAGCCTGGAacgttctgaagttattccaTCCTATGACGTAGTGGCATCCGGAGTTTTTCAGAGCTTGCAAGACAAACCTTTAAACGCTCGCATATTGTTACAATCTTGGACTTATAG GTTGGGCTTCATATTTCGTCTCACGCCAGAGCTGAACGGTGCAACGAGAGAAACGAGCTACTTATCACCATTTACCGACACTACGTGGTACTCCGTCGCCTCAGTACTGGCCCTCGTTCTGGGCGTTTTGCAATGCATAGCAATATTTCATGCTGAGCTATCGTCCCTCGCTCGCAATCACTACCTAATTGACACGATCGGTTTGATTGCTCAGCAAGGTACCGCGCAGAGTTCGGCATACATTTCGCTGCGAATCGTGCTGTACGCGGTGCTGATTATGGCTTTCCTACTGTACAACTATTACACCGCATCGATCGTCGGGGAATTGCTTAGCAGCTCGAACCAGGGCCAAGCAGCGATCGATCAGCTGCTCAATGCGCCACTCGCCGTGATGTTCGCCAACGATTCGTACAATCGGGCACTTGCGGTG GATAATGGCACTGGCGGTTTAATGCAACAGTTTGTACGG cagcagcacgtcAGGGTACCGGACGCGATGACTTCCGATCGTATCTACGCAGATGTCCGAAATGCTGTTCAGCTGCTGAAGCTGGGTGGTTACGCATTTCACTGTGAGCTGACCGAAGCCTTCCGAGCGATAGCCAGCCACTTTGATGCGCACGAAATATGCGAACTGCGTACG ATGAAAGGCTTGTACACTGAGCTGCCATTGATGAGCTTTGTGGTACCGCAGGGAAGCATGTACGCTGAGCAGTTCAAAATCAC